The window CAGTGGTCCTAGTGCGTTTAAAGTAGCTACTAATAAGCATGTAAACTCTTTTGATTCAGTGAATTTAGATGATAAAAAACGTATTCAACAATTAGAGAAATTATTAAAAGAAAAGGAAATGGAGAACGAAATTCTAAAAAAGTTCCAAACCTTTCTCAAAGAGAAAAAGTAAGTAAGAAATATGAGTGTATCAACGCTTTGAGAAAGGAATATCCAGTGTTTATATTATGTCGTGTATTAGAGGTATCTGTAAGTGGTTATTATGCATATCTTAAACGGCCTAAGAAGAAGGTTTCACATGGAGATAAAGAGCTATTTAAAAAGATTAGCAATGTCTTTAAGAAGCACAAGGGAACCTTCGGTGCAAAAAGGATTGCTGGGTACATGAAAAATAAGATGAGTATCATAGTAAATCATAAAAAAGTAGCTCGTCTTATGAAGGAAGCAAATATGAAAGCCACTGTTAGACAAAAAAACACTACGAAAACAGAGAAACAAAAAGCTGCTGGATATGTGTACAATAACCTTCTAGAACGGGATTTTAATGCAGAGTTCCCAAACCAAAAATGGGTTACGGACATGACTGAAATTAAAGTGTTTAATACGAAATTTTATATTTCAGCGTTAATGGATCTTTTTAATAGAGAAGTTATTGCCTTTGAGATTAGTTTCAGCCCTGACACTGAGCTTATTAAGCGTACGATCGAAGCCGGTCAAAAGCAGCGTCAGCTAAAGGATTTAGAAGGGGTTACAATTCATAGTGATCAAGGAAGCGTGTACCGTTCTTTTGAACATAATAAATTGTCGAGAACACTTAAGTTTACCCCAAGTATGTCTAGGAAAGGAAACTGTTGGGATAATGCCGTGATTGAAAGTTTCTTTTCTCAATTAAAAGTTGAATTTCCATGTTTCTATCCAAACACTAAAAAGGCTATATTTGAGAAAGATTTAAAGAAATATATCATGTATTATAATGAAGAACGAATCCAAAAAGGCCTGGGTTATGACTCACCAAAAGAGTACTATAAAGAGTTTATAAAGGTAGCGTAATATATACAAAAATGATCCCAGTCATTTGGTGTGGAATTGTGAAATTCCTCACCAAATGACTGGGCCACCAAGCGTAAGCGCGGTAGTTATAAGAGAACGTAACTAATTATTTTTTCGACTCTATTTTTTGGGGGCTTGACCACAGGCACTTGTAACATTCCTGTTACAAATGCCTGGCATTTGTTTTTTCTTATATGTTTAGAACCTGTTATAATAGTGGAAATGCTATTTTGTGTGAGGGATTATGATGATAGAAGGTTTAAGGAAAATATTTAAAGATCAAGTAGTAATAGCAGAATCCCCTAGTAACTTTTTAAAGTTTGAGTGGTTTGAAAGCTCATCAAGTGAATATATCGGTATTGTTCGGGATGCACTTAAAGATAGAGATGTCATTTGGTTAAATACATTTTTAACTCGCATTGAACATGATGAAACACAAATGTCTGAAATAGAGAATTGGTGGTATCAATTCCTTTTTAATAATGAAGTGGACTTGAATGTCGACATGTTAGCGCAAGAGTTATTTTATCAAGAAAATGATTCTTTTCGTTTTGTACAGTTTCATTATACGAAGGCTTTTTCTCAAGCTGCGGAGTGGAAAGAAGCCATACAATCATTCTTTGAAGAATCAACGATCGAGATTATATGGCAAGATGACGTTTCGGGCGTTATTATCGAAAAGCAATCGACAGTACAAGAGCCAAATACATATACAGATATAATTGAAATGACAGCAGCGGACTTCTATGCGGATGTAAAATTGTTTATCGGCTCTTATCATCCATTTACGAATAAACTTCCTCAGCTTTTTCAATGGGAGACTAAATGCTTTTCCATTGCTCAAAAATTCGAATCGAAGACAAAACATATACGGTTGGAAAAAGCGATACCATATGTAATGATTCACGAACTAAGCAAAGCAACCGTAAATGAAATGAAGCAGTCTTTTTTAACTTCTTTTCCAGAAGAAAAAGAACTTCTTATTAGTGTCAAAACGTTTATCGAAAATAACTTAAATGTTTCATTAACTGCAAAAAAATTATATATGCATCGAAACAGTTTACAATATAGAATCGATAAATTCGTAGAACGAACAGGCATCGATATTAGAAACTTTCAAGGGGCATTTGTAGCCTACTTAGCAATACTTTTAGTTGA is drawn from Bacillus alkalisoli and contains these coding sequences:
- a CDS encoding IS3 family transposase, which encodes MRKEYPVFILCRVLEVSVSGYYAYLKRPKKKVSHGDKELFKKISNVFKKHKGTFGAKRIAGYMKNKMSIIVNHKKVARLMKEANMKATVRQKNTTKTEKQKAAGYVYNNLLERDFNAEFPNQKWVTDMTEIKVFNTKFYISALMDLFNREVIAFEISFSPDTELIKRTIEAGQKQRQLKDLEGVTIHSDQGSVYRSFEHNKLSRTLKFTPSMSRKGNCWDNAVIESFFSQLKVEFPCFYPNTKKAIFEKDLKKYIMYYNEERIQKGLGYDSPKEYYKEFIKVA
- a CDS encoding PucR family transcriptional regulator, which codes for MMIEGLRKIFKDQVVIAESPSNFLKFEWFESSSSEYIGIVRDALKDRDVIWLNTFLTRIEHDETQMSEIENWWYQFLFNNEVDLNVDMLAQELFYQENDSFRFVQFHYTKAFSQAAEWKEAIQSFFEESTIEIIWQDDVSGVIIEKQSTVQEPNTYTDIIEMTAADFYADVKLFIGSYHPFTNKLPQLFQWETKCFSIAQKFESKTKHIRLEKAIPYVMIHELSKATVNEMKQSFLTSFPEEKELLISVKTFIENNLNVSLTAKKLYMHRNSLQYRIDKFVERTGIDIRNFQGAFVAYLAILLVEYEKEVG
- a CDS encoding helix-turn-helix domain-containing protein, encoding MEKKPSVNLSGKVKIEAVEKVLNGMSVRVVADEFNVTRQTVNRWVNTYKHSGPSAFKVATNKHVNSFDSVNLDDKKRIQQLEKLLKEKEMENEILKKFQTFLKEKK